The genomic stretch TCCTTATCGCTTATGCTTTTGATTGTTTCCAAAAGCAGCGAAACATTTTCCGCCCCTGCAATTTCCTTCATTCGCTCAACGATTGGCAAATCACTTCTAATAAACAATTGAGGGATGATATCTATCATCCTTTGTTTAACAGCACTAGAGGACTCTACCGCTTTTGTAATTTGATCTAAAACAGGTACTACAGAAGGGTCGTGATGTCTAATAACATCTATCAAAAAGCTTCCCAGCTCCATACTGGAGATTTGTCTTAAAGCTGCAAACAAAGCAAAAAATATGGGAATCTGTATCAATAAAGGAAGACAACCCCCCAATGGATTTACGCCATACTTTTGATACAGTTCAGCCGTCTTTCTATTCCTCTTATCAGGGTCATATTTGTACTTTTCGTTTATTTCTTTCAATAAAGGCTGTATCTCATTCAGCTTCTTGGTCGAAGCTTTGGCCTTCAAATCTAACGGCAACAAAACAAGCCTCATAAGTATCGTAAATAAAACCACCGAAAGGCCGTAATTATTGGTGATATTATTTATAAGCCGCAATATATCTGCTAAAAAATTCACAAACGAACCCCACAGTCCCGGATTAGCAGCCTCTGCAATTACCAATACACTTGACATTAAATGACTCATTACATTCACTACCCCCATCAACTACTCTAACGGATCATATCCTCCCGGATGAAACGGATGACATTTTAATACTCTTTTTATTCCCATAAACAGACCTTTTAAAACTCCATATTTTTCAACTGCTTGTACAACATATTCAGAGCATGTAGGATAAAAACGACAACTGTTTGGGAGCAAAGGCGAAATCGATCTTTGGTAACACCGTATAATACCTACCAAAAGGCTTCTCATCAACATAGTTACCACATTAATCCATCTCCTTGAAAAGCCCAGCCCTTTTTAAAAGATTGTCTACTGCCTCTTCTAGCTTAGAAAACTCCACCTCACCAGCATCCTTTCGTATTACGAAAATTAAATCAAAACCTTCTTTTATACTCGGAATTCTCCTACGATATATCTCTCTCAATTGACGTCTTATTCTGTTTCGCCTGACAGATTTACCAAACTTCTTGCTTACCGAAAAACCCGCACGAGTAACAGGAAGGCCCGTCCGACGATACACCAATACCAAGTACTGATTAGCAAGCGACTTACCTTTTTGATAGGTATAGTTGAAGTCCCTTCGTTTTCTCAACCTGTAAATCTTTTTCACTTTTATCCTCCAACAAACTACCGCTTAATGTCAGAAAAGGCCACTTACCAGCGGCCTCATTATGCTGTCAAAACCTTCCTGCCCTTCTTCCTCCTCCTCTTAATCACCATACGACCACTCTTCGTGCTCATTCTCTTTCTAAAACCATGCACTTTCTTACGTTTTCGATTATTAGGCTGGTACGTCCTCAGCATACCTTTCAACCCTCCTTCCTGCTAATTTATCCTTCCCTTTTCTTAACCTTACAACTGTTGAATACGATAGTATTATAAGCGAAACATCTCCAGCATGTCAAGAAAATCAAACACTTCGACGTTGATTATCCACAAATATTCTGATATTATATTATTGCCTGTTGATAACTTTGGGATATATAATTAAGGAAAGAATCCCTTAAAGTTATACACATGTTGTGGATAACTCTGTGTATAACTTATGAATTTTTCACGGCTATGCTTAAAAAATAAGGGTTTTCCAATTGTGAGTAGTGTGGATAATTTGCTCTATTTTTTGTTTAAAACCGTCTAGCAGATATTATTATTGATAATTTTGGAAAAAATATTACTTAGAAAGTTTTCCCAAAACTTTAGGAGGTTTTTTTGATGAGCAAAAATATTGCAGACCTGTGGGCCAAAGCTCTCCAATACATGAAAGCTCAATTATCCGATGTCAGTTTTAATACCTGGATCAGGGCTATACAGCCGCTTATTTTGAAAGACAACGAGATTGTTCTGAGCGTACCCAATGAATTTACTAAGAATATCCTCCAATCCAGATATATAGAGACCATAGCCGGTTCCTTAAAGGAAGTGGCAGGGATACCTATTTATGTTAAATTCATTCTTGAAAACGAAATAGAAGCTTATATTGAGAGCGCAAACAATAAAGATATAGACAACTCCCAGACGCACAGTATATTAAATCCAAAATACACCTTCGATACCTTTGTAGTAGGCAACAGCAATAGATTTGCCCATGCCGCATGCCTTGCAGTAGCCGAAGCGCCAGCAAAGGCATACAATCCTCTTTTCATATACGGTGGTGTAGGGCTGGGAAAGACTCACTTAATGCATGCCATAGGACATTACATCTTAGCACATAATCCTAAAGCTAAAGTACTTTACGTTACATCGGAAAAATTTACAAATGAGTTAATAAATTCCATACGTGATGACAAAAACGTGGAATTTCGTAACCGCTATCGCAATATAGACGTTTTATTGATAGACGACATCCAATTTATTGCTGGTAAGGAAAGAACCCAGGAAGAGTTTTTCCATACTTTCAATGCCCTGCACGAAGCAAACAAGCAGATAATAATATCCAGCGACCGGCCACCAAAAGAAATTCCCACACTTGAGGACAGGTTACGCTCCAGGTTTGAATGGGGCTTAATCGCCGATATACAGCCACCTGACCTTGAAACTCGAGTGGCAATCTTAAAGAAAAAGGCTGAGCTGGAAAACATAGAAATCGACGATGAGATACTGCTATTTATCGCCAAGCGCATTGAATCTAATATAAGAGAACTAGAAGGAGCATTGATCAGAATTATGGCCTACGCTTCTCTTACAAATAATAAGCTAAATATATCCATAGCTGAAGAAGCGCTAAAGGACATATTGTCCACCGCCCAGCCCAAAGAGATAACCATACCACTAATACAGCAGGTAGTGGCTGACTACTTCCACCTGAAGGTAGACGACTTTAAATCCAAAAAGAGGAGTCGACCAATAGCATACCCCAGACAGATAGCCATGTACCTGTGCAGAGAACTTACTGATCAGTCTCTGCCAAAAATTGGAGAAGAGTTTGGAGGGCGCGACCATACAACAGTTATACACGCATGCGAAAAAATTCAAGAAGACATACAAAAAGATAACCAACTTAAAAGAACCATCGACGAACTCAAAAAAAAGATCAGGGAGGGCTAAATATACACAACCTGTGGACAAGATAGCTAAAAATTCAAGGGTATATCCCCACCCCTATCCACATATGACATGTGGATTTTGTCCATTTCGACACAAAAATCCACATATCCACAACTTTTATTACTATTATTACTAATCTACTTCAAATAAACAACTACAACCAGGAGGTACGCTATGAGGTTCAAGTGTTTTCAAAAAGACCTTTCCAATGCCATAGCAGTAGTACAAAGGGCAATTCCAACCAAGAGCACCATGCCTGTATTACAAGGCATACTAGTAGAAGCTAAAGATAATTTTGTCAGGTTAACGGGCACAGACCTTGATATTACGATTGAGACGCGCATAAACGCGGAAGTTATAGAAGAGGGTTCCGTCGTCATGCCTTCGCATATATTTGGAGATGTCATAAAAAAATTCCCTGAAGCTGACATAACGTTGCAGTTAAATGAGAGATTCCAAATGGATATAATATGCGAAGATAGTATATTTACTACCCTCCAAGGGCTAGAGCCCTACGAATACCCTGAAATTCCGCAGATTGAGAAAAGAAAACAGATAAAATTGACACAGGATACTTTCAAGAAAATGATCCAACAAACCGTCTTTGCCGTAGCCACTGATGAAACCAGGCCCATCTTGACTGGTGCTCTAATTGAGGTGGAGAATGGTCGTATTACAATAGTTTGCCTTGATGGGTACAGGCTGGCACTAAGGAGGGAGTTTATTTCTGAAGATACAGAAAATGCCAGTATAATTGTACCGGGTAAATCTCTCAATGAAATTAGCAAAGTCTTAGAAGATGAAGAACTTGATTTGTATATAAACGTAGGAGAGAAGCATGTGCACTTTGATTTGGGGAATACGCAGGTCATCTCCCGGTTACTAGAAGGTGAATTTGTAAACTACAAACAGATAATACCCTTTGAGTATAAAACCAGGGTTAAAATTGACAGGCTTCTTTTCCAGCAGAGCCTCGAGAGAGCGTCATTGATGGCGCGAGAGCTTGAAAACAACCTGGTAAAGCTAACCGTACAAGATGACAAGTTGATAATTACTTCCAATTCGGATATAGGCAAGATATATGAGCAAATTCCAATAATTGTGGAAGGTAGGAATATAGAGATTGCTTTTAACGTACGGTACCTGCTAGATGTGACGCGCGTTATAAAGGACAACGAGATCTGCTTGGATTTTACTACAAATGTCAGCCCATGCATTGTTCGTCCTTTAGAAGGAGAAGCCTATTGTTATCTTGTGCTTCCTGTTAGACTACACAGTTAGGAGA from Caldicoprobacter guelmensis encodes the following:
- the rpmH gene encoding 50S ribosomal protein L34: MLRTYQPNNRKRKKVHGFRKRMSTKSGRMVIKRRRKKGRKVLTA
- the dnaN gene encoding DNA polymerase III subunit beta, coding for MRFKCFQKDLSNAIAVVQRAIPTKSTMPVLQGILVEAKDNFVRLTGTDLDITIETRINAEVIEEGSVVMPSHIFGDVIKKFPEADITLQLNERFQMDIICEDSIFTTLQGLEPYEYPEIPQIEKRKQIKLTQDTFKKMIQQTVFAVATDETRPILTGALIEVENGRITIVCLDGYRLALRREFISEDTENASIIVPGKSLNEISKVLEDEELDLYINVGEKHVHFDLGNTQVISRLLEGEFVNYKQIIPFEYKTRVKIDRLLFQQSLERASLMARELENNLVKLTVQDDKLIITSNSDIGKIYEQIPIIVEGRNIEIAFNVRYLLDVTRVIKDNEICLDFTTNVSPCIVRPLEGEAYCYLVLPVRLHS
- the rnpA gene encoding ribonuclease P protein component translates to MKKIYRLRKRRDFNYTYQKGKSLANQYLVLVYRRTGLPVTRAGFSVSKKFGKSVRRNRIRRQLREIYRRRIPSIKEGFDLIFVIRKDAGEVEFSKLEEAVDNLLKRAGLFKEMD
- the dnaA gene encoding chromosomal replication initiator protein DnaA — encoded protein: MSKNIADLWAKALQYMKAQLSDVSFNTWIRAIQPLILKDNEIVLSVPNEFTKNILQSRYIETIAGSLKEVAGIPIYVKFILENEIEAYIESANNKDIDNSQTHSILNPKYTFDTFVVGNSNRFAHAACLAVAEAPAKAYNPLFIYGGVGLGKTHLMHAIGHYILAHNPKAKVLYVTSEKFTNELINSIRDDKNVEFRNRYRNIDVLLIDDIQFIAGKERTQEEFFHTFNALHEANKQIIISSDRPPKEIPTLEDRLRSRFEWGLIADIQPPDLETRVAILKKKAELENIEIDDEILLFIAKRIESNIRELEGALIRIMAYASLTNNKLNISIAEEALKDILSTAQPKEITIPLIQQVVADYFHLKVDDFKSKKRSRPIAYPRQIAMYLCRELTDQSLPKIGEEFGGRDHTTVIHACEKIQEDIQKDNQLKRTIDELKKKIREG
- a CDS encoding YidC/Oxa1 family membrane protein insertase, whose amino-acid sequence is MSHLMSSVLVIAEAANPGLWGSFVNFLADILRLINNITNNYGLSVVLFTILMRLVLLPLDLKAKASTKKLNEIQPLLKEINEKYKYDPDKRNRKTAELYQKYGVNPLGGCLPLLIQIPIFFALFAALRQISSMELGSFLIDVIRHHDPSVVPVLDQITKAVESSSAVKQRMIDIIPQLFIRSDLPIVERMKEIAGAENVSLLLETIKSISDKEIYSFLNSQYGAYRFLWIKNVWIADSPLVSVVGRPIDLFSDQWNGLFILPVLAGLTSYYQTKLTSTSATNQQTGGFAAIFPILSVWFTAMYTAAFGVYWVTNNIFQIVQQIMYNRRNSSEGEGVKP
- the yidD gene encoding membrane protein insertion efficiency factor YidD, yielding MMRSLLVGIIRCYQRSISPLLPNSCRFYPTCSEYVVQAVEKYGVLKGLFMGIKRVLKCHPFHPGGYDPLE